The following proteins are co-located in the Vanessa atalanta chromosome 11, ilVanAtal1.2, whole genome shotgun sequence genome:
- the LOC125067138 gene encoding synaptic vesicle glycoprotein 2A-like: MVAIKTDVEAQAVKEDIPHDHLYKVTGLSSTNLEKLAQEPASDFEEAISATGYGWFNISLMLCTLPAFWSAVSVTSSSSYIYTRAQCDMELRLLDMGTVTAMTYIGMISSAMLWGFLSDTLGRRQLMIWGFFSSGLVEVAASLSQNFTMLLITRFFSGFLFNGPFAVLLTYLAELHRTNLRARVLLLTGLFFTIANTTLPLLAWAIITKDWDFPLFGNTIVIHSWNLFLLATAMVPILTGMAFIYQPESPKFLMSRGRNKEALEVFRKIYSLNTGKPPETYPIKKLVEERSEQQSRGLTALKEGGAQFAPLFKPPHIGWLLLICLAHLGCMFGSNTIRLWYPQLAAMIGSDGTESLCSAIAPKHVEVEGCLPTETNMLTYLQTAVVGAGSMITYGIGGAMINSCGKRRVSGFCGILSAIFIITLPFTGSSALPMVAMVTTAMAITSLCSATLSSIAVDLFPTSLRVMAMATFLMSGRVGTILGTVIFPALIDFGCLPPFITIGAVLSLCGISCFFLPNTTLKKLE, encoded by the exons ATGGTGGCAATCAAGACAGATGTTGAAGCTCAAGCGGTTAAAGAAGACATACCACACGACCACTTGTACAAAGTGACCGGTTTATCGTCGACAAATTTAGAGAAATTGGCTCAAG AACCAGCATCAGACTTCGAAGAAGCGATTAGTGCTACTGGATATGGCTGGTTCAACATATCTCTCATGCTTTGCACTTTGCCCGCGTTCTGGAGCGCCGTATCCGTCACCAGCTCGTCATCCTACATCTACACGAGAGCCCAATGTGATATGGAATTACGGTTGTTGGACATGGGCACCGTTACTGCCATGACGTATATAG gtATGATATCATCTGCGATGCTTTGGGGGTTCCTATCAGACACGCTCGGTCGGCGACAGCTCATGATCTGGGGCTTTTTTAGCTCTGGACTGGTTGAAGTGGCCGCTAGTTTGAGCCAGAACTTCACAATGCTGCTTATAACGCGTTTCTTCAGTGGGTTCTT GTTTAATGGTCCATTCGCAGTACTATTAACATACTTAGCAGAGTTACATCGCACGAACCTGCGTGCGCGTGTCCTGTTACTCACTGGCCTTTTCTTCACCATTGCTAACACCACTCTACCACTGCTAGCTTGGGCCATCATTACAAAGGACTGGGACTTTCCGCTCTTTGGAAATACCATTG TAATACATTCCTGGAACCTATTTCTTCTGGCTACAGCGATGGTACCTATCCTAACTGGAATGGCATTCATCTATCAGCCAGAAAGCCCCAAATTTCTAATGTCTCGAGGACGTAATAAGGAAGCCTTGGAGGTCTTTCGAAAAATATACTCTCTAAATACTGGAAAACCACCAGAAACTTACCCG ATTAAAAAATTAGTAGAAGAAAGATCGGAGCAGCAGAGCCGTGGACTAACGGCCTTAAAGGAGGGTGGCGCACAATTTGCCCCCCTCTTCAAGCCACCTCACATAGGCTGGCTTTTACTCATATGTTTAGCTCATCTAGGGTGTATGTTTGg GTCAAATACAATACGTCTCTGGTATCCGCAACTGGCTGCCATGATAGGCTCGGATGGTACTGAAAGCCTGTGCTCGGCTATCGCCCCTAAACACGTGGAGGTGGAAGGTTGCCTACCTACAGAAACGAATATGCTAACTTATCTACAGACCGCAGTGGTCGGTGCTGGATCGATGATCACGTATGGGATTGGTGGAGCGATGATAAACAG TTGCGGCAAGAGAAGGGTTTCCGGATTCTGTGGGATTTTAAGTGCGATTTTCATTATAACGTTACCATTCACCGGTAGTAGTGCCTTGCCAATGGTCGCAATGGTCACCACCGCGATGGCAATCACCTCACTTTGTTCTGCAACTTTATCAAGCATCGCAGTAGATCTATTCCCTACCTCACTTAG agtAATGGCGATGGCTACGTTTTTAATGAGCGGTCGTGTCGGCACAATATTAGGAACTGTCATTTTTCCCGCGCTCATCGACTTCGGCTGTCTGCCGCCATTTATAACTATAGGAGCAGTGTTATCCC TATGCGGAATATCATGCTTCTTTCTACCAAACACAACTCTGAAGAAATTGGAATGA
- the LOC125067139 gene encoding mothers against decapentaplegic homolog 6, which produces MFRRRALRRRLAAGGAPSVPDDQLRRLARALDAGPAGAPCVPGPSGPALRLAVTRAFRFPDLRDLTELRRLPHCTDHQCCNPYHFSRLCEPETPPPPYSRIAMDDVKPKEHGEITEDARRTDHERLATGSLATDGEERQSWESEWCRLAYWELTQRVGRQFSVRVRAVDVFGGTCAGRHGLCLDALDSKEPQVEQVRKTRAKIGLGVTLSLETDGVWLYNRSQEPVFVSSPALDAAAAKALLVWRVAPGHCLCIFDPSTPPPPISLPHVGPVDPRSVRISFAKGWGPKYSRRDVTACPCWLEVLLAPPS; this is translated from the exons ATGTTCCGGAGACGCGCGTTGCGGCGGCGGctggcggcgggcggcgcgccgTCCGTGCCTGACGATCAGCTGCGGAGGCTGGCGCGCGCGCTGGACGCGGGGCCCGCCGGCGCGCCCTGCGTGCCCGGGCCCTCGGGCCCCGCGTTGCGCCTCGCCGTCACCCGAGCCTTCCGCTTCCCAGACCTGCGAGACCTCACCGAGCTTCGCCGCCTGCCGCACTGTACGGACCACCAGTGCTGCAACCCCTACCACTTCAGCCGCCTCTGCGAACCCG AAACCCCTCCGCCTCCATACAGTCGGATCGCAATGGACGACGTTAAACCTaaag AACATGGCGAGATTACAGAAGACGCGAGGAGGACGGACCATGAGCGGCTAGCGACGGGTTCCCTCGCCACCGATGGCGAAG AGCGTCAAAGCTGGGAATCGGAGTGGTGTAGATTAGCGTACTGGGAGCTCACTCAGAGGGTAGGCCGGCAATTCAGTGTGCGCGTGCGCGCTGTCGATGTGTTCGGCGGCACGTGTGCCGGCAGACACGGGCTCTGTCTTGACGCGCTCGACAGCAAGGAACCGCAAGTTGAACAG GTGCGGAAAACTCGAGCGAAGATAGGCTTAGGCGTGACCCTGTCTCTGGAAACGGACGGGGTCTGGCTCTACAACCGAAGCCAAGAGCCCGTGTTCGTCAGTTCACCGGCGTTGGACGCAGCAGCGGCGAAAGCCTTGCTAGTGTGGAGGGTCGCTCCAGGACATTGCTTATGCATATTCGACCCTTCAACCCCCCCGCCGCCCATTTCGTTACCACACGTGGGCCCAGTCGACCCCAGGTCCGTGAGGATATCCTTCGCGAAAGGCTGGGGGCCAAAATACTCGAGGCGGGACGTTACGGCCTGTCCGTGCTGGTTGGAAGTATTGCTTGCACCTCCGAGCTGA